In Tubulanus polymorphus chromosome 2, tnTubPoly1.2, whole genome shotgun sequence, a single window of DNA contains:
- the LOC141900652 gene encoding sodium leak channel NALCN-like: MLMNRKQSLGRDAPPLADYAEDNLDNAKHADWMGKAEWVRRILRVCAMFSLISVSMNTPKTFERYPSLFYITFVTDFILTIIFTAEMIAKIHIGGFYRGEAPYLRDRWCQFDGFLTLCHWVSVILQVFEMNPPTDVSAYSYLSILRCPRPLILIRVFRVFLKFQLPKNRITQILQRSSYQIYNVTIFFLFFMSLYGIMGVQLFGELKYHCVVKGTAKDNVTLRSLAIPDTYCSQNSYEGYQCPPNMECMSLELSKYDRGFNGFDELATSFFTVYQSASQEGWVFLMYRAIDSLASWRAFVYFISLIFFLAWLVKNVFIAVIIETFAEIRVQFQQMWGSQHGATDSDTSQVLHAEGNSWKLITIDESKPRGIAPPIFQRVLKSTVFHTLVLLLVLVNALVAASVRFDHDEDDNHSVKNGYHYAECVFTILFDLEAMFKISCLGFTCYWKRSVHKFEFILAIGTTMHCIPFFYRSQCTYFQVLRVVRLIKASPMLEDFTFKIFGPGKKLGSLVLFTMCLLIITSCISLQLFCYITEFQKFETFPQAFMSMFQILTQKGWVEVMHVTMWKTGERFAPLVATYFIFYHLVVSIIVVSLFVAVILDNLELDEDIKKLKQLKMREMSTEMQQTLPLRLRIFEKFPDRPQMIYLNKIPGDFSSPKVRDSFMRQFVEYGNELDFILDTKDQDQDHELMKKVENILLLSPLAQERNGQMQQKKTGVASIIRESNRQKIMGGDSAQLVATGTKSLLSQQHQIRMERSLSVRGSYNMGRSVRRRNSGSIRIKQYQSLRENGDIGGGTLSTTTRRNDDFDIKVFQQKKQQAEMKRNQQEEDLRENHPYFDTPLFAVGRDSKMRKFCQLIVNAQYVHTIRDPITGKEIKSKYKQLHKLVGLVTYLDWCMIIITILSCVSMMFETPQTRIMNGGVLQIAEYVFVIGMSVEMFLKTVAHGLLFTPTPVIKDFGGVLDIFIYLISVIFLCWMPREVSALSGAQVLLILRCMRPLRIFILVPHMRKVVWELCRGFKEILLVSVLLIVLMFVFASYGVQLFGGKLARCNDRNITRKEDCVGVFWRNVFVTKLRIAPGENETHPAMLVPRVWANPRNFNFDNIGNAMLALFEVLSLEGWLEIRDVIVDRVGALHGIYIHIFVFIGCMIGLTLFVGVVIANYSENKGTALLTVDQRRWLDLKGRIKLAQPLHIPPRPDGNGIQAFMYDITQHIYFKRFVALLVLGNCGLLVIPWRDTAAKTYPLATVSVVITLMFLCEVIMKMIALTPGGYWQSRRNRFDVLVTVLGVIWIILHFSLNEVDHRNYSNIMGYGTIILRFFTITGKHATLKMLMLTVVVSMFKSFFIIMGMFLLMLFYAYAGVILFGCVKYGENLGRHANFQTASNAIALLFRIVTGEDWNKIMHDCMIQPPFCGRGENYWESDCGNFTAALMYFCTFYVIITYIVLNLLVAIIMENFSLFYSNEEDALLSYNDIRQFQNTWNMVDVNRKGVVHVRRVKFVLRLLKGRLEVDLERDRLLFKHMCYEIEKLHNGCDVTFHDVLSMLSYRSVDIRKSLQLEELLAREELEYTIEEEVAKQTIRNWLDKCLKRIRARERSNIIGDLRATNEPLFTVSEHTLSMAETKDDGKEETPTNQKPRKKLERNTSAPLPGMLQMPTVPESPDSADDREHESDSDSSHTFRRSKSTVYRNNRTPSRKFLAPTLSDGALRTEKERTGLKKKNTRIGNQGGKSLPNVCENAEPQTIDNNKASITAFTHQSSDGTTEVCDWWKEQVHYASSTESSDEDI; encoded by the exons ATGTTAATGAATAGGAAGCAGAGTCTGGGGCGAGATGCTCCACCGCTCGCTGATTACGCCGAGGATAATCTAGATAATGCTAAACATGCCGATTGGATGGGAAAAGCGGAATGGGTGCGAAGAATTTTACGAGTTTGCGCGATGTTTAGTTTAATCTCTGTCAGTATGAATACTCCGAAAACTTTCGAACGTTATCCATCATTGTTTTATATAACGTTTGTAACTGATTTCATTCTTACGATTATATTCACCGCGGAGATGATCGCTAAGATTCATATCGGAGGATTTTATCGG GGGGAAGCTCCATATTTAAGAGATCGTTGGTGTCAATTTGATGGATTTTTAACTCTATGTCACTGGGTTTCTGTTATATTACAA GTATTTGAGATGAATCCTCCGACCGATGTATCAGCTTACTCCTATCTATCTATTCTCCGCTGTCCAAGACCTTTAATTCTTATTCGTGTATTCAGAGTCTTCCTTAAATTCCAACTTCCTAAAAACAGAATCACTCAGATTTTACA aCGTTCAAGTTATCAGATTTATAACGTCACGATTTTCTTCCTGTTCTTCATGTCACTTTATGGAATTATGGGAGTTCAATTATTCGgtgaattgaaatatcattgtgtAGTCAAGGGAACGGCTAAAGA TAATGTTACATTGAGATCACTAGCGATACCCGATACTTACTGTTCTCAGAACTCGTATGAAGGCTATCAATGTCCTCCTAATATGGAATGTATGTCATTAGAATTATCGAAATACGACCGAGGATTCAACGGCTTCGATGAATTAG CGACCAGTTTTTTTACGGTGTATCAATCAGCGTCTCAGGAAGGTTGGGTGTTTTTGATGTATCGAGCGATTGATAGTTTGGCTTCGTGGAGAGCTttcgtttatttcatttcgctCATATTCTTCCTCGCCTGGTTAGTCAAG AACGTATTTATAGCTGTTATTATCGAAACGTTTGCCGAGATTCGAGTTCAATTTCAACAGATGTGGGGTTCACAACACGGCGCCACTGACTCAGATACATCACAG GTTTTACACGCGGAAGGTAACTCGTGGAAACTGATAACGATAGACGAGAGTAAACCGCGCGGTATAGCGCCACCTATATTCCAGCGTGTATTAAAATCGACCGTATTCCACACGTTGGTTTTATTACTGGTTTTAGTGAACGCTTTAGTCGCGGCTAGCGTTAGATTCGACCACGACGAGGATGACAATCACTCGGTTAAAAACGGATATCATTACGCAGAG TGTGTATTTACGATCCTGTTCGATCTGGAAGCGATGTTTAAAATCTCGTGTTTAGGATTCACTTGTTACTGGAAACGTTCGGTGCATAAATTTGAGTTTATCCTCGCAATAGGAACTACAATGCATTGCATACCATTCTTCTATCGGTCGCAGTGTACATACTTCCAG GTTTTAAGAGTCGTTAGACTGATCAAAGCTTCTCCGATGTTGGAAGATTTCACATTTAAG ATTTTTGGACCTGGGAAGAAGCTCGGAAGTTTAGTGTTATTCACTATGTGTTTATTGATTATAACATCGTGTATTAGTTTACAGTTATTCTGTTATATAACGGAGTTCCAGAAGTTTGAAACATTTCCACAG GCTTTTATGTCGatgtttcaaatattgacTCAGAAAGGTTGGGTCGAAGTGATGCACGTTACAATGTGGAAAACAGGCGAAAGATTTGCTCCTCTTGTCGctacttatttcattttttatcatctCGTAGTCAGTATA ATAGTCGTCAGTTTATTCGTTGCTGTGATTCTCGATAATCTTGAATTAGACgaagatatcaaaaaattgAAACAACTGAAAATGCGAGAAATGAGTACGGAAATGCAACAGACGTTACCGTTACGATTACGAATATTCGAAAAGTTTCC CGATCGTCCACAAATGATTTATCTGAATAAAATTCCGGGAGATTTTTCATCTCCGAAAGTTCGCGATAGTTTCATGCGTCAATTCGTAGAATACGGCAATGAATTAGATTTCATTCTCGACACGAAAGATCAAGATCAAGATCacgaattgatgaaaaaagtgGAGAATATTCTATTATTGTCTCCGTTAGCTCAGGAGAGGAACGGGCAAATGCAACAGAAAAAAACCGGCGTCGCTTCCATTATCAG AGAATCGAATCGGCAAAAGATAATGGGCGGTGATTCGGCTCAGTTGGTCGCTACGGGAACGAAATCGTTATTATCGCAGCAGCATCAGATCCGTATGGAGCGTAG TTTAAGTGTGAGAGGATCGTATAATATGGGCAG AAGTGTTCGTAGACGCAATTCAGGAAGCATTCGAATCAAACAATATCAGTCGTTACGGGAGAACGGAGACATCGGTGGCGGAACGTTGAGTACAACCACTCGCAGAAACGATGACTTCGATATTAAAGTTTTCCAGCAGAAAAAACAACAAGCAGAAATGAAAAG GAATCAGCAGGAAGAAGATCTGCGAGAGAATCACCCGTATTTTGATACTCCGTTATTCGCTGTTGGACGCGACAGTAAAATGCGTAAATTTTGTCAGTTAATTGTGAACGCACAATACGTTCATACAATACGCGATCCGATCACCGGCAAAGAAATCAAGAGTAAATATAAACAACTTCA TAAACTGGTTGGACTGGTTACGTATTTAGATTGgtgtatgataataataactatTTTATCGTGTGTTTCGATGATGTTTGAAACGCCGCAGACGAGAATCATGAATGGAGGAGTTTTACag ATAGCTGAATATGTATTTGTAATTGGAATGAGTGTTGAGATGTTTTTGAAGACAGTCGCGCATGGTTTACTCTTTACACCAACTCCTGTTATTAAAGATTTTGGAGGAGTTTTAGATATATTCATCTATCTG ATCAGtgtaatatttctatgttGGATGCCTAGAGAAGTCAGCGCGCTCTCTGGAGCTCAAGTTCTACTTATTCTACGTTGTATGAGACCTCTACGTATATTCATACTTGTTCCACATATGCGTAAAGTTGTTTGGGAATTGTGTCGTGGATTTAAAGAGATTCTTCTC GTATCGGTATTGTTGATAGTTCTGATGTTTGTTTTTGCGAGTTACGGAGTTCAATTGTTTGGAGGAAAATTAGCGAGATGtaatgatagaaatatcaCTAGAAAG GAGGATTGTGTTGGAGTATTCTGGAGGAATGTATTTGTTACGAAATTAAGGATTGCTCCGGGTGAGAATGAAACACATCCAGCGATGCTCGTACCTAGAGTATG ggcgAATCCTcgtaattttaattttgataatatcggGAATGCGATGTTAGCTCTGtttgaagtgttatcattggAAGGTTGGTTAGAGATACGTGATGTGATAGTGGATAGAGTAGGAGCT TTACacggtatatatatacatatatttgtgTTTATCGGTTGTATGATAGGATTAACTCTGTTTGTTGGCGTCGTCATAGCGAACTATAGCGAGAATAAAGGAACCGCTCTATTAACGGTTGATCAGAGACGTTGGTTAGATTTAAAGGGAAGGATTAAACTAGCTCAGCCTCTACACATCCCCCCGAGACCCGATGGTAACGGTATCCAAGCATTCATGTACGACATCACTCAACACATTTATTTCAAACGGTTCGTCGCGTTGTTAGTCCTAGGTAACTGCGGATTGTTAGTAATACCGTGGAGGGATACCGCAGCTAAAACGTATCCGTTAGCGACCGTTTCCGTAGTGATAACGTTAATGTTTCTATGCGAGGTGATAATGAAGATGATCGCGCTGACACCTGGTGGTTATTGGCAGAGTCGAAGGAATCGATTCGATGTTCTGGTCACCGTACTCGGAGTCATTTGGATTATTTTACATTTCTCGTTAAATGAAGTCGATCACAGGAATTATTCTAATATTATGGGATATGGAACGATAATTCTACGATTCTTTACGATCACCGGCAAACAC GCGACGTTAAAGATGTTGATGTTGACGGTCGTGGTTTCGATGTTTAAATCGTTTTTTATAATAATGGGGATGTTTCTGTTGATGTTATTTTATGCGTACGCTGGAGTCATTCTCTTCGGATGCGTCAAATACGGGGAAAATCTCGGCAG ACACGCTAATTTTCAAACAGCGTCTAACGCTATAGCGTTACTGTTCCGTATTGTTACCGGTGAGGATTGGAATAAGATAATGCACGACTGTATG ATTCAACCTCCGTTTTGTGGACGGGGTGAGAATTATTGGGAATCAGATTGTGGTAATTTTACGGCTGCTCTGATGTATTTCTGTACATTCTACGTGATTATTACATACATTGTACTGAATCTATTAGTTG CTATAATTATGGAGAATTTTAGTTTGTTTTACTCAAACGAAGAAGATGCGTTGCTTAGTTACAACGATATCAGACAGTTTCAGAATACGTGGAATATGGTGGATGTTAACAGAAAG GGTGTCGTACACGTTCGAAGAGTAAAGTTTGTTCTCAGATTATTGAAAGGTAGATTAGAAGTTGATCTGGAACGAGATCGATTGTTGTTTAAACACATGTGTTACGAGATAGAGAAATTACACAACGGATGTGACGTCACTTTCCATGATGTTCTCAG TATGTTATCATATCGGTCAGTGGATATCCGTAAATCACTCCAACTGGAGGAATTACTCGCACGTGAAGAGTTGGAGTATACAATAGAAGAGGAAGTCGCCAAACAAACTATCAGAAACTGGTTGGATAAATGTTTAAAACGAATCAGAGCT AGAGAAAGGTCTAATATAATTGGAGATCTGCGTGCTACGAATGAACCTTTATTTACTGTCAGTGAACATACGTTATCTATGGCTGAAACAAAGGATGATGGCAAGGAGGAAACACCGACCAATCAGAAACCACGAAAAAAACTCGAACGTAATACAAGTGCTCCTTTACCGGGCATGTTACAG ATGCCTACTGTACCGGAGAGTCCGGACAGTGCAGACGACCGTGAACATGAATCTGATTCTGATTCGTCACACACATTCAGACGTTCTAAATCTACtgtttatagaaataatagg ACACCTAGTCGTAAGTTTCTCGCCCCTACACTCAGCGACGGCGCTCTACGCACTGAAAAAGAACGAACcggtttaaaaaagaaaaataccaGAATCGGAAATCAAG gtGGTAAAAGTTTACCGAACGTTTGTGAAAACGCGGAACCTCAAACAATCGACAACAATAAAGCATCGATAACGGCGTTTACTCATCAGAGTAGCGACGGAACAACGGAGGTTTGCGATTGGTGGAAAGAACAAGTACATTATGCCAGCAGTACTGAATCTAGTGATGAAGACATTTAA